The Juglans regia cultivar Chandler chromosome 16, Walnut 2.0, whole genome shotgun sequence nucleotide sequence TCTAAAATATTATGCGGCGTTTGAGGTGTTGCAAGATGAAGACAATGAATTTGGTCCATATTTATGTGAGGTTGGACAAGAAATATCAATTTTACATGATTGGAAAATCATCAAGGTATTTGTACGATTTTTTAAGCTTTTTATGATATGACCTTGCAGGTTTCAGGCTTAGTTTATataacttcttcaaatttattcattaaagaaatatttacaatctataaccatttgaacaaattttctatAAGTGAGAGTGATATGCTAAAAAAGATGTTgaaatatgataagtattggagagattgagaaattgaacaaaatgttaTTTATTGCAGCTATGCTCTATCTGCACTCCAAGTTTgaagtttttgaattttggtttgcaaatattatttgtaaagcGTCCCGTTCCCAAGAGTCCGGAAAGTTAACTCaaagttaactcatattacctgataatcaattccaacactgctaatatatttccaaaagctccaaatcaaacgtaaacacttcaaatttaattaaccacacaaactcatatatcaaatctTCGATACAgtaacccaaaaatatcaacttctctgcatgtcacttaaactcacatttcaacaatataattgtaaactccaaatttccaatattataaacaaattttgattcaaactaatttcctcaatataatcaattcttcaaaCTGCCAAGTCATCAAAAcacaatgaaatttcttaacaaaaatctTCAATACTtatcgaaaactttctattcttaatttattattcttaagtTATCTCAGCCaatgcttcatagtcttgatcttcggctaaaatatccaaaatcatttgaaaaatttagtaGAGATAAGGgagtgagttattaacaactcagtaagcaaagaacatatactagtatgtaaacataagcattaatcaaaatttgaaatgctgaacaaaatattttctttcaaaatgtaGAGTCAGAATACttgttttcagaatgcagaatcgaaacatgttacaaaaaatataagaggAAACTCttagaaaacattcttattcaaaattctttttacaGAGCATAACTGAATATcctcatcttatcatatcatatcatatcataacagagatcatgtttaaccctcatggtagggttgtgcattatGTGAAAAGCTAAGcataacataaatcaccataaaaatcaaattgattgcactcagaacaaaaAACCTCTATTATATCCTGTGGTGGGTCAGAGGTTACTATTGTATCTCATGACAGGGCCAGAGATCACtgttgtatcccgtgacagggccagaggtcactattatctcccgtgataGGGtcacatatcaaaacaaaacaaaatcaaaatcacatcagaatcaaagtcagagtcaaaacaaaatcagaacgtcATGCCAAAGGCTTTTCAAATGCCAAATCGTTCCAAAACAAAGTACtaaataaatttagatcatttcacattttccaaaaacatattcaaaatatctgCACGTCACatgtaaaaattattaattttcatattcgctcatatTTTCCTaagttcaataacagaatgtaaaaaataagctcatgtctacaccagtcatgccagaaaatactttatttttatagagaATCTCATAAgcaatgcaaaatatataactaAGATcgtttaacatttatttttataacacaacatgcacattttcaaaattgacctcagttcattatatttttatacaaaatctagcatagaaacTCCGCTTACTTGACTCTTACGGAGAGTTACTAGAGCCTTGAACTTGAGCTCTATTAATGTCACGACAGTGCTAAAAGGCAATTTCTGAAAGATCAAGCACACGAACACTAGATTTAACGAAGTGatatttttggaataaaatgGCTAATTAACTGAAATAAATCTAGAATATAATGGCTGGAAGATGCAACTCACGGCAAGcacaaaaaatatcaagaaaCCAAGTGAAGCTCACGGCTTTTATGGGCAGAAAAGGTCATGGCAAAAAGTGTAAAACAGAGCAATGAAAGACCAAACAAAAGGGAATGCAATGGGAATAAATCACAAGTATGAGCCACGAAATTAGTAAGGACAAATTAAGAGAAAGTACAACAATGGAGGCTCACAGACAAACCTACAAATggagaaaaacaaatgaaaaataaatgctaaaGAGGAAGAGATTTGAATGGTTTTACAACAAAAGagaaactaaaaattaaagagatggAAATGGAATCATTACCGGCTGAAAATTAAGGAATGAGTGGCAGCATTCGCTGACTTGCAGAGGGGAAGAACCGAAAATAGGATGGAAGGAAGTAGCAGACAGCATCCCAATGAAAAATAGAGgaaagaaatgacataaaatgaaGAAGGAGAATAAGAGAAGAAACAGCCACACAAATTGAAGAAGGAGAtgaaaactaaaacagaaaggAGGTGAAAAAGCAACGGGGCGCATgtgaagaaaagaatagatgaaGAAGCCCTAGGGGCTGGACCAAACGATGCCGTTTGGGGGTATTTAGTGGGCTGGGTTGAAGGCTCACGGGTGGGCTGGGGACCGAATGGACTGGgcctaaaagaaaaataaaacacactCAAACAGGTCTAATCCAAAAATAGAAGagtccaacaaaagaaaaatatacaataaaaataaataagagtcaaataaaaacactacaactcaatattaataaaataaaataattaaagtctaacaataaaataaattaaagcaaagaacaatttaaatacaaataataattaatataaaaaaagcatattaaaataaatttcataacttaaaagtcataaaaaaaattcaacaaaaaaattcgataaatttaaaacaagagatccagtatttaaaataattatttaattaaaatacactaaagtACAGAACATCACTATATTGGCTATAAACGAACGTCTAAACTTGTAACAAGATTAACAAAGATGATTAAGTAGATGTATATGcaatattctaaattcaatATAGTTCAAGTAAGGGCCAGTCAAATATTGGTGAGACCGAAAGCAAcactaagagcattctcattggattagctaaaagctaaatctaatgagaatttagctattaggtaaTAAAAtctctcacattgaattagctatatttcaaatatttggaatatagctacagtaaagtctaaactaatttttaaatttagaacacactattcattcattaaatcttttttatattatttctttctctctccttttaatataaattatttctctctccattttaaatgacaattgaaaaaatataattagaatacaattactaattaatatataatattatgaatagtaaaatatgataaaataaaataaattcataattaaaaaaattaaaaaattttcaaaattattaattattcattactatataatgaataaatggataatttaatttagagatttgatgcgaatagtcaaagttaaatttattttatattattttattgtcatataatgaaaaagtgactattccaatgtagaaatttatgtgaatgtaatagctaaatgttaaattcatcttacattcataaaaaatgtactttaatttaactaatccaataagagtgctctaAGATGATCTATTCAGTATCTATCGCTATCAAGTATCAAAAGGTAGTCTATAGAATTGGATAAGTATTTGATATAAAGCGTCGAAAGATTGAACTTTGATAAGTAGCTGCCCTTGGCACCACTAGTGCGGCAAACCGacgaatattattatttttttagctcCAATGGTAGTAGATATGTTTGTTAATTATCGGTTTGATTCTCCAAATTCTGATGGGGTTTACCAAACCTCGTCTTATTACATAAATTGAGACACTTTTTCATTCCGGACAAAAAGATCGCTCATCTTTCATTGTATCACGTATCAACATGATGAAATTACTAAAATGCATGTTATTTAAAATGCAGAGAAGTTCAGTGACAGAATTGAAGGAAAAGCTACGCAAAACAGAATGCGTAGGAGAAGATCTATATTCCATTCGATTcgagtatattttctcttttctggGGATGGGATAGTAAACATCAGAACACAGCAACCATCGGTCAAAAAGGAGAGCACCAAACTGAAAGGAACAACAAAACCACAATCGAAACcataaaaccaaaccaaaccaaacaacTATCTTCTACAGACTACAGCCACTCAAATCAACGATATAAACCCGACTAAGCCTTTAGCCCCTTCAGTTCCTCCAGCTACCACCATCGCCGCCGCCACCACTCGAGTATCTGGACCCACTATCACCATACCCACGGTCACGGCCACCCCCATACCCGCCACCTCCATATCCGCCACCACCTCCATATCCGCCTCCACCTCCGCCGTAGCTTCTGTCACCGCGGCCATACCCGCCTCCACCTTCACGGCGCCCACCACCACCGTAACCCCCACCTCCGCGGCTGTAACCGCCGCCTCCACCTCCTCCGTTTCCGCGGGACTGAGCTTCGTTAACTGTGATGTTACGACCGTCGAGGTTCTGACCGTTCATGCCCTCGATGGCGTCCCTCATCGCCTTCTCGGTGCTAAAGGTAACGAATCCGAATCCCCTGGACCTCCCGGTCTCGCGGTCGTTGATAATCTGAGATAACAACCGGATATAATCAGATCCACCACATCTAGCTACAGATTAATCcaacaaagttttcagaaacCGATCGATCTTCGCCTTATTGTAACAAAGCAGAAGATGAACGTACCGATTTGTGTGAGAGAGTAATAAAGAATCATTTCATAGAGATAGTAACACATAGAGAATCAAGTAACACAAACAGAGCAGATCAGATCAGATTTGGATGGCAAAGCCGAATCGAGTCAGATCCGATATCTCTGCGACGTCAAACGGACCTTCGATTCGAGGATCTCGCCAAATTGAGAGAAAGCGCGCTCCAGGGACTGGTCGTCGGTGGCCCAGGCGAGCCCGCCGACAAAGCATCTGTATTCGATTTCTGCAGATGCCATAACTGAGAAGAAAACCCTAAGATAGGGACAAGCagagaaatagagaagaagacTTGGGAAACACGAGCTATATGGAAGAAGTCTCTAGCCCCTCAGGATATATATAAATCGGAGACGCAGTACAGTTGTTAACTCTAGTTAAATTTAGAGCGGCGATTGAGCCCACATGTTTGGTTACCGTTACCAGTCTGTCTCCCATGACAGCTAAATGCATATTATCATTATGGATAGGAAATACCGTATGCTACcgttattttcattattatctTCGCGctatatttatctctctctgAAATTTAAGATTGCGTTTAGATggtaagatatttttaaatattatgtaaataataataaaataataataaaataataaatcgaCTGTAAAATTTATAAGACATTATCAATGACGGGACTATcataaattagatattaaacGCAGTAAATCTGTACAGATGTTTGAGATCATGTTCAAAATTGTAAGTCCCTTGTCAAAAGAATTAGAATCAATGGAGCACGCTGCAGTATGTATCTCAAACTCAAAATGGTAGTTTTAACcataatgttattttgaaagtatttacattatatatatttatacgatataatttgattttaaatatttaaattttaaaatttatatttcaaatcaaattatgacatgtagataatgtataatataaaattttttaaatataattattctaattttaacgATAAAAAAACTACTCTACAAGATTGCTCATAAGAATAACCTTGGAACGGTAACCAAGCAGCAAGAGATAGATGaccaaaatgattatttataagaGTAATTTTACGTATAATCGTAACATGCGTAAAATCgttgtgtaattaatttaaaaaagagtaaaatttattattaaaaaatttattttttttatataagtctcatattttatttatttttttaaaataattacgtatcaattgtataatttatagttataaatattttttctctatttataaacaagaaattatattttgaagttttcGGATGTGTATTTCCAgcgtttgaaaaaataaataaatcttgatttaaaaaatatatatatatatacgggaGGACTGCAATACTTTTATCTAACGTTACCTTTTTTTGTAAACTCTGGTTAAGAAAACAGCGTCCGTTAGGTAGTAGGGTCCACCTCAGTCCCGTGACTCTTTCCTTGATACAATTTGTAGGACCCCCATATTTACTGGCCCGAAAAAATATCTCTTGAGGCTGATGGAGACAAATGTGGCCCCCGACAATCAAATTAGCCGATCCAAATTTGATTCAGAAAACACCGATATATGGTCACGGACCGAATTTAATTAATCGTGACTCACGGACCGAATTTATATATTGCATTCTCtgtcttaaaaaataataagatgtattctaaaaataaaattaattttttcatatacaaaatatacTATATGTAATTgatataacaatatttaatttataagaaaattttaattttaaatttctcttacaatCTTTCGTACTGAATAACAgatataattattcttaatgGAAGGACACCACCATCATTTAATACGATGTATTTGACGTATACGGGCGTAGTTAAAACAGTACAGTTAAAGAAATACATGTTTTAAACGAAAATAAATTAAGTTCGGTTTTAAAGTGTACAAGTCATTcacattgattgttttaaaaaataggatccacatttaaaaaagtaattatttcatatatatcctcaaatttatataattttttttaaaataaatatacgagATTTACGTATATATTTGGAATgtaaatatatgttatatatctTACAGCTGTAACTATTGCTGATGTGATATTTATAAGATTGTATACTCCGGTTTGAAATTTGGAATCCACATGTTTGATAGGCCTTAGGCCCAATTAAAAAGGATTCCTAGCTTCGGGCCTATAGTCACTGCAATTCGGTTCGGCCCAAAACGTGATTTAATTTGGAAAGTCTCTATCCTGGCGTGCTCCATAatccctaatatatatatacatttatatgtATTCTAGCAGTGGTTGCCATATCTgccaatttgaagaaaaaaataaagtataattttgaatattaaaatagtctaatatataagaataaaattattctttatttatgttcatcatttattatgaaatttaaattatattaaaaattcaaattaattagatcttttttttcttttaaaaatgtacattaaaatttcatcatttatttaatgatgaaaaattagtattttataaattaaaattgatttttatatgatataatattattctcttaaaaatgttcagtaaaacttaatcttttatttaatgattaaaaattaatattttataaattgaagtaaattttaagtgtatgatagaatatttatattttaattatctattttatgttagtttaaatcaatatttaaacttctaccgttagattaaatatgaagattaaagatgaagggttggaatttaaaacccaaaaatcaatatttttctccacttttcctttcttcctttctctcattctccatgcacgattgtggtattacgtcacACACTGGTATTCACACAGacgaaccaaaaaaagaaaagaaaaatcaaacaaacatgcgaagaaaaaaaaaactctctttactattcattactgttgatgaacagtaataaacagtaatagagatagcctcttttaagttatacgaatatatatatatatatatagatactagCAGTAgggtaacgtccaagggacgtttgcctattttttattttttatttatctagtgattgaggaagtgtttttttaatgatgttgtgaattttttattttttatttaaatatttatgatgattaaaaatatatatgaaaataaagaaaataaaaataaaaaagtgaaatacacatttaGGACATATTTTTTGGCTACTTTTTCGTTAGTTGTAATaattctctttagttaattaagaatattatcatatttaaattatgttaaaactctaattatttatatagttatacttttttaaaaatatttaacaaaatttcatcatttatttaatgatgaaatattagtattttataaattaaatttgataatttatttatgatatgatatttatatgttaattatctattttaaattaatttaaatcagtatttaaatttgtaccatttgatcaaatttggagagttatgatgaagggttagatttaaattataaaaagttttattttcatctcgctttctctttctccctctctcaccttttttttttatctagttattaaggaagtgttttttaatgatgttgtgaattttttattttttatttttaaatgtttatgatgattaaaaatatatatgaaaaaaaaataaaaataaaagagtgaaatacacattcagaaCACATTTTCGGACTACTTTTTCGATAGTTGTaacagttctctttagttaattaagaatattatcatatttaaattatgttaaaactctaattatttatatagttttacttttttaaaaatatttaacaaaatttcattatttatttaatgatgaaatattagtattttataaattaaatttgataatttatttttgatatgatatttatatgttaattatctattttaaattaatttaaattagtatttaaattttcaccattgatcaaatttggaaagttatgatgaaggattagatttaaatcccaaaaagtttcttttcccctcactttctctttctccctct carries:
- the LOC109019694 gene encoding glycine-rich RNA-binding protein-like encodes the protein MASAEIEYRCFVGGLAWATDDQSLERAFSQFGEILESKIINDRETGRSRGFGFVTFSTEKAMRDAIEGMNGQNLDGRNITVNEAQSRGNGGGGGGGYSRGGGGYGGGGRREGGGGYGRGDRSYGGGGGGYGGGGGYGGGGYGGGRDRGYGDSGSRYSSGGGGDGGSWRN